The Beijerinckiaceae bacterium genome has a window encoding:
- the flgG gene encoding flagellar basal-body rod protein FlgG, which produces MRALSIAATGMAAQDLNVQVIANNIANINTTAFKRARAEFTDLIYQAERLQGVSSRGQNNTIPEGAQLGLGVRTAAIRNLHIQGALANTGNQLDLALSGRGWFQVTGSDGETIYTRAGSFNTNANGQIVTADGFVVNPAMTIPTNAVAVTISQSGQVSVTLAGQTAPQQIGQFTLANFANEAGLTPLGGNFYQQSEASGAPVVGVPGDPGVAMISQGYLESSNVDPVKEITELIAAQRAYEMNSKVIQAASEMASTISKNLG; this is translated from the coding sequence ATGAGAGCGCTCTCCATCGCCGCGACGGGCATGGCCGCCCAGGATCTGAATGTTCAGGTCATCGCCAACAATATCGCCAATATCAACACTACAGCTTTCAAGCGCGCGCGCGCGGAATTCACCGATTTGATCTATCAAGCCGAGCGCCTCCAAGGGGTTTCGAGCCGTGGTCAGAACAATACCATCCCGGAGGGCGCACAACTCGGCCTCGGCGTACGCACAGCGGCGATTCGAAACCTCCATATCCAAGGTGCCCTGGCGAATACGGGAAATCAACTTGATCTCGCTCTGAGCGGGCGCGGCTGGTTTCAGGTCACGGGTTCGGACGGCGAGACCATTTATACCCGAGCAGGTTCTTTTAATACCAATGCGAACGGTCAGATTGTCACTGCGGATGGCTTTGTTGTGAATCCCGCGATGACCATCCCGACCAATGCGGTTGCTGTCACGATCAGCCAATCTGGCCAAGTGTCAGTCACGCTCGCAGGTCAGACGGCGCCCCAGCAGATTGGCCAGTTCACATTGGCCAACTTTGCCAATGAGGCAGGCCTCACTCCCTTGGGCGGGAACTTCTATCAACAATCCGAGGCTTCCGGTGCGCCGGTCGTGGGCGTTCCGGGGGACCCTGGGGTTGCGATGATCAGCCAAGGCTATCTTGAAAGCTCGAACGTCGATCCGGTCAAAGAAATCACCGAACTCATTGCCGCGCAACGCGCCTATGAGATGAACTCGAAGGTCATTCAAGCGGCCTCGGAAATGGCAAGTACGATTTCGAAGAATCTGGGATGA
- a CDS encoding flagellar hook-basal body complex protein FliE, producing MIPALSLAGSLLEAAALPQSSSPDQTGSAAAQNSDFNQIFAGVGAAIDNLKNGESASISGLQGQASVQHVVESVMSAERSLQTVIAVRDKIVSAYQALSQMAI from the coding sequence ATGATCCCCGCTCTTTCTCTTGCTGGTTCATTGCTTGAAGCCGCCGCGTTGCCGCAGTCTTCATCACCGGACCAGACAGGTTCCGCTGCGGCGCAAAACTCAGATTTCAATCAAATATTTGCCGGAGTGGGCGCGGCGATCGACAATCTAAAAAATGGCGAATCCGCATCGATTTCGGGGCTGCAAGGTCAGGCGTCGGTTCAGCACGTTGTCGAGTCCGTTATGAGTGCCGAGCGGTCGCTTCAGACGGTGATAGCGGTTCGTGACAAAATCGTCTCGGCCTACCAGGCGCTAAGCCAAATGGCGATTTGA
- the flgA gene encoding flagella basal body P-ring formation protein FlgA, with translation MLKGWLSRFFTVRASICLIALLTLASGSQLCAAETHRLPVPGVTIYPGTIIRDAWLVDREFSADLESMIANAIETRAGVVGKVARRTLLPGSPIASSSVAEPKIVLLGAKIRLLFEEDGLAITTYGTALQSGSAGDLISIRNLGSGLIISGTVQTDGSVRVGGN, from the coding sequence ATGCTTAAAGGCTGGCTTTCTCGTTTCTTCACCGTGCGGGCAAGCATTTGCCTCATCGCTCTCCTCACGCTTGCGTCCGGAAGCCAGCTCTGCGCGGCTGAAACGCATCGACTCCCGGTGCCGGGCGTAACCATCTATCCAGGGACCATCATCCGGGACGCCTGGCTCGTAGATCGTGAGTTTTCGGCGGATCTTGAGTCCATGATCGCTAATGCGATCGAGACGCGGGCGGGTGTCGTCGGGAAGGTCGCTCGGCGGACTTTATTGCCGGGTTCACCCATTGCCTCGAGTTCAGTCGCCGAGCCAAAGATTGTTTTGCTCGGTGCGAAAATTAGGCTTCTTTTTGAAGAGGATGGTCTGGCGATTACCACTTATGGCACAGCGCTCCAATCAGGAAGTGCGGGGGACCTCATTTCCATTCGAAATCTCGGCAGCGGGCTGATCATATCCGGCACTGTACAAACGGACGGGTCGGTCCGTGTCGGTGGCAATTGA